One Citrus sinensis cultivar Valencia sweet orange chromosome 5, DVS_A1.0, whole genome shotgun sequence genomic window, CGccttatatattttatgcttTGGAACTTGGTtataaaaattcttatatgCGTAGGggtgataaaattgaaccggttaaaagaaattggtgggttcgattttttagtgttttcgtatttttcttaaaaaataaacataaagcGAGCTGAATACAAATATTTAGTTTGATTATTGgttcaaattctcaaaatcagaatcaaactgaaaaaataataatttttttatatgtgaCATAATTTAAGAgtgacataaaaaaataaaataaaaattgttgaattttgtaagaaaatttaaaaaagatataaatatttgaagaacCAAACTGATCCAGAATCGAACAAAAAACTTCAATTTTGGTTCggttttatttttggttcgaTTTTTATCgacttttgaaaatttaatatccaACCGAGCTGAACTGAAATTTTTGATTCAATTGGATACCAATATGCACCGCTCGTTGTCCACCCTGAATACGCCCATTATACCAACCACACAGcgcaaagaaaataatattctaaTCTATGATTTTTGCAAAAAGTATTAATTTCAAGGGTCCTGTTGCAAAAGTTGCAACatacaacaattttttatctttctgtGTTTGATTACACTACACAATCttatattttcacaaaattcaaTAGACACTAAAAGTTACAAACTTTTATATATAAGTCCATTTTTAGGATAAAATGGCatttgaaacaaattttaatttattattattatcattattgctattaaaattttcttatttttatttattttaattattattatttatgattataactgtcattattattattaaaatttattacttttttattttaattgttattatacgtaattaattcattattattaatgtttatcttgttatgattaaaattattgttattattaaaatatattcactttattattttaattatttttgttattatttttattaatattaatattattaaaacttattaataatttttattatttttgttattatttttattaatattaatattattaaaacttattaataatttttattattttaattattatcattattaatattattaattcagttaattttgttgttgttgttattattattattattgttttaattataatatatacaatTAGGGACGCAATTAACAAAGGGCATTTTAATAACTTGTAATAGTCTATTCCAAttctaaaataaagtaaacacatcaatagGAATATTGTTCATTCCGATTCCGATTCCTACATctcaagtaaacaacttattctgATTCAAATTCCTTATTACGATTCTAGTTCATTTCGATTCTTGTTTAATAAATGCAACATTAGAATGTGTTTGGAACAGAGTATTgtatattgttataatattgttcacattaatttattgattatctATGTTTGGAAGTTTTGAAAGTTAGATTGtggttaattatataattcaccGCAATGTGCTAACTTTTGCCTTAAttgaaacattaaatatatttaaattatatttttatttttactataataattataatattaaaaataaattattttattattttattttattctatcatagtatatttatatattaataattaatataaaataataattaaatataattaataataattttaaacgATAAGAGTAGATTCAGAAATGATagtaataattagataattatgaAATACTTATGAATTTgtagaataaataaacatatttttctttctgaagTTAGGAAGCAAATACatgctttattttatatttaacgGGTTGTGGCTCTTACAAACGAATATTGAATCATGTATTGTAATTGcctaatattaataataaaagttctcttaaaatttcttttttttttccttattcatattatttaacaactaaaccaataaataaaataataattatattttttctgatatttcaaaatacaagaGGAATTGCAATGAAAATAACCTGAATAAATACGTTCGTTGCATCATTCTTGCCTTGAATCCGAtggttaaattataaaatgacaaaagtaGTGGTTTGTTGCAACATAAGTGGCCCCTAATTTCAAAATGATATTAGTCCCCAAGCCGCCAAGCGAAGGATATTAACCTGTTTGCAAGTACACAGCGAAGCGAGAGGCGACAATGACTCAACACAGaccaaatatattatattatatgtgcCAATTTCCTCGAAGTCCACCACCTCGTCCTCTTCAACATACACGTCCTCTTCAACATACACGCAAAACAACATAACCGTCGAATCAGATCGTTTCATCGAGTACAAGCTGACGAAACACGCTATCTTCACTTTTCAGTGACGACCACCCAACCTTTCTCTCACTTTCCACCCGCCACGTGTCCTTCCACTCTTCCATTTCCTGCCGATAACACAATCCCCTACGCTTACACATATATCCGCTCTCAATCTCACGCCCTTGAATCCAGCGCTTTATCTTTGCATATCTCTTAGAAAACGACAGCGTTTCTCTTTTAACCGCCGAAGAAGATGGATCACGAAGCGGACGCGCACCGGACGGACTTGATGACTATTACTCGTTTTGTGCTGAACGAGCAGTCGAAGCACCCGGAGTCCCGCGGCGACTTCAGCATCTTGCTTAGTCACATTGTTCTCGGCTGCAAGTTCGTTTGTTCTGCTGTTAACAAGGTCGCTTCGTTTTTTAATTCCCTCGTCTTGTTTGGTCTAGTGATTTAGTTCGTTGTCTCTGAAATTCGTATTTTCGGAAATTCGGGAGAAACTCTGTTTTGTGGATCAAAGAGAGAGGAAAATAGATGGCGTAATTCTTAATGTTGTTGAAAGTTATATTGGAATTGTCTTTTTAGTTGAAGGTTATTTTAGGAAATAATGTGCTATAATTCGAATGAAATCACTAGCAATGTGAAAGCCAGAGTTAAAATATTAGCTGCAAGTGaaaaatagatattttatCTAACATTTTAACTGTTGTACGCTTGGAGTTACGTGGAAGCAGAAATGCTTCAAAGAACAAATCTTGAAAACAAAGAGTAGAGGTTTCTTGGTCTCTGTCTTTGAATTGCTGTAATCATGTGGACCGTATACATAAAAAGAAGTCTTCTTTGACCcctgtttttactttttgcaGGCGGGTCTTGCCAAGCTAATTGGACTTGCTGGAGAAACCAATGTTCAGGTAAGTAGTTGGtggatttgattattttattttattttatttttgcttataTATGCTCATTAACTTGAGTTTATTTGCCTATATATTGACTAAAGGGTGAAGAGCAAAAGAAATTAGATGTCCTCTCTAATGATGTCTTTGTCAAAGCTTTGATCAGCAGTGGCCGAACAGTAAGTGGCCTTGTGtttctatgtttaatttattgaaaccagttatgttatttttctgaAAGTTTTTATCTCCTGCCAGTGCATCCTTGTCTCcgaagaagatgaagaggcAATATTTGTGGAGCCCTCTAAGCGTGGAAGGTGTGTTCCTTTGCTCTcagttttcttttgttcatttatctgttttaaatattcaatttatacTTTCTACACTCTTTTTACTTACTTGGTTCTATTTTGTTCTGATGGCAAAGGTACTGTGTTGTTTTTGATCCGTTGGATGGGTCTTCTAACATTGATTGTGGTGTTTCCATTGGAACGGTTTGAAACCTCATCTGAGAATAGTCTGTTTTATGttgttttatcaaaattttgcaaataCTGACATATGTATAAAATGACTATTCTTTCCAGCATGAATATTTTGCAGTGATCAATTGACTTATTCTCTTTCATCTAGATATTTGGGATTTATATGATGAAAGATAGCCATGAACCGACTCTAGATGATGTGTTGCAACCTGGCAACAATATGTTGGCTGCTGGCTATTGCATGTATGGAAGCTCTTGCACGGTATAGAAGGATCACTTTTCTTGTGTTTTAGATGTGTAATTGTTGTTCAGAAAAccttatattaataaataaaagaattaattcaCATTGATAGTCAGGTTCAAAGAAGAAAGTTTAGTGATTTATGAgggtccttttttttttttctctttttcttccctTGCGAAAAGTGTTAAATTCTTGTACTAATTCAAGTATATAATTGTCCTGCAGCTTGTATTGAGCACTGGGAGTGGTGTCAATGGGTTTACGCTTGATCCGTCTCTTGGGGAGTTCATACTAACTCACCCAGATATTAAGGTATGTCTTATCAGCCAGATGCAGGagcattttgagaaaattaatttatcttcttATATTTTCGACAGCTTGCGTATATATAAACTCCAGATTCCAAGTTTATTAAGGTGAATAAGTGTatgtgcatttttttttgacaGAACTAGCTTAGACGATTATGATATGCCTCTCTCTTCTGTTTGAAGGGGGATTTACGATATGCCCTATAAAAAAGCTTGAAAGAGTTATTGCATGTGTAGTAGGGATATCTATCATCTCCATTCACAAAGTGTGCATTGTTTTACAGTTTTcactttctctttttaatatattttttatatgacaGATTCCAAAGAAAGGAAAGATTTACTCGGTAAATGAAGGAAATGCTAAGAACTGGGATGGTCCAACAGCCAAGTGTGCATTATTCATTTAGTAATCTcttatttctcttcttctaGTGGAATAGTTTCCTGACATCTCTTATTTTAGGTATGTGGAAAAATGCAAGTTCCCTAAAGATGGTTCATCACCAAAGTCCTTAAGATACATTGGAAGGTATTGTGGTTCCTAACAACAGTATATTGAGATGttgaaattattcatttaGTGTTTAGCTCATGACTGATTAAGTATTACCATTGAATTTGAATCCTATGCTTCCAATCATAAATTTCTGATCTATATGCATGGACTTCCAGAAGCAAAATAAACCATTAATCTATCGTTGTGTAAGTAATAACTTGCGTTCTCCTTTCATAAAGCATTTTTGGCAGAAACAGATAATTCACGTAGGTAGTTAGAAGTTAGTGTTGAAGATGAGTATTGACACTTCCAAAATCAACCCAACCCAGAGTGTTAGCACTTCCAAAATCAACCCCATCCCTTTGGTTGTGAATTATTTAGCTCTTACATCAGATTACTTCAATAGATTCTATCCAAAGGTAATTTCTTGTATGTTTACATTGGGTGATTTCTCGACCCTAGTAATTGCAAAAATCTCACACATCTGAATTACTAGTCATCTCTTTCTAACGGCGTATGATTTACAAGTGGTGAAAACATTCCTTTAGGATTATTATTGGGCTCCAATTACATGAAATTCAATGCTGCCTAGTAGTTTTCTTGTTCTGCTATTTGTCTTTCATCACAAACTAGCATTTTTCCTTGAAATGTCAAAACATTTGTATTATCTGACGATAATTAAGATTCTATAGTTTATAGTTTGTGATGATGCCATGGTTATCAACAGCATGGTAGCTGATGTCCACCGCACATTACTTTATGGAGGTATCTTTATGTATCCTCGTGATAAGAAGAGCCCCAATGGCAAATTGCGGTATGTTTTTGGGAGCTGtagcaattttttttggttttatttctttttccccttaaGGTCCATGAGCTTGAAAAACTACTCTGTCATTACAAAACCGTATACTAATGTTTTGAGTAAGCCATTGTGTGGAATAGTGTGCTCTATGAAGTCTTCCCAATGTCATTCTTGATGGAACAAGCCGGTGGTCAATCTTTCACTGGCAAGCAACGGGTATGTATATACTTGTCGACTCTCTTCTTATAAATCCAGTTTACGCTACTGTTTCGATTTGTTCAGCTTAACTTAGTTTATTGTActctttgtttttgtttgtttaatgcTTATAGCAATTTGAgtgaggaaaaagaaatcattaataaaatctctcGGGActctaattaaatttcaatgtcTTGTGACCGATGAATTGACATCATTTTCTGTGCAGGCACTTGACTTGGTTCCAAAGAAGATTCATGAACGTTCTCCCATATTTTTGGGCAGCTATGATGATGTCGAAGAAATCAAAGCACTCTATGCTGcagaagagaagaaagaatgAGCTTGTCAATTCTATCTTTCATGATGCTTACATATCTCTATCAGATCCCATTTCTGATCAACTTTCCATAACATGTTACAAAACTTTCATTAAGGTTCCTTTATGTATTGGAAATGATACAGTTCCAGTCCAAGCtgtatattttgaataaaatgaaGGTGAATGTTTCagtttttgtattattatgaaaatttctaTTCATTTATTGATATAAAAAGCCTGCTCCTCAGCAAAGAACATTCTCTGAATCTCTGTTATGAATGTCACAATTTCCAATTTCTGTTGGTAATAAGTAGTAGCTAGCCTTTGCCACCAAAAATgagaaaacatgaaaaaaaaaaatggttttacCTGGGCCTAGTAGTGTCGTTGATTGgtagataattttcttttcttttacttgaAACTCGCACggaatttatttgaatttccaGTAATTGGGAAAAGAAACCGGCAAAGCTTTGAAGTCAAACCGCAGACTCGGAAAGAACATCTCCTACAAGtttttctaaaattcattGGCCAAATtagataaaattcaaaaatagaattttgaattgactgatattttaaatagaattttgaAATCTTACTAAAAAGAGGGGATGatgacattaaaaaatataataatattattggatattttaattttttttcactcatagtatctattttctttatttcatattatcattaccgtaaaatgaatattatcatatatttcattttcgtttatttttgaaaaagaaaatctatcTCCTGTCATTATTAACAAACTTTCAAACAGGTTGATTATAACCCACGTGTCTATCTCAACCCAGTACCACGCTGAAACGGCCACACCCAATTACTCCctctcttcttcctcttcttgaTAACAACACGTACAGGGCAAACAAAATCACAATTacataataaacaaacaattaatcataaaaacgAAAAAAGTCATCAGATCGAAACCAAAAATcgattgaaattcaaaatgtcCAGCGACAGCGACGAGGACGAGCTACTTCAGATGGCGTTGAAGGAGCAAGCGCAGCGCCGCGTCGTCTACGACACTCCGCAGCCGAGGAAACCGGTGACAAATTACGTTCAGCAACCGAAATCGGCGGCGACGCAGAAGGGTGGGAGATCGCAGGGGAAGAAGTACGAGGAGGAGGAAGAGTCCGAGGTGGAGATGCTGAGCATTTCCAGTGGAGACGAAGAGGTCAGTAGAGATCGAGGTTTAGCCGCTAAAAATAGAGCTAGAGGAAGAAAAGATGACGACGGCACATGGGATGGCGACGAGCCTAATTGCTGGAAGCGCGTTGATGAAGCCGAGGTCTtgcttcatttgttttttagttaatttattcatttctttctcttaGTCCTTAGTTATTCGTTTTTTCGTTTTTGAATATAAACCTGAAAAACGAGTCTAagtataaaaacaataaaattattttcaaattgtgAACCAAATGCCGCCTTTAATATATTGATAGAGCTCTTAGGATGCTACTTTCACTTGATGAAGAAGgacatttgatttattttgatgACATTGTTATTTGTCTACAGCTTGCTCGCCGCGTTCGTGAGATGCGTGAGACGAGAACAGCTCCTGTGGCTCAAAAGTATGAGAAGAAGCCTTCAATGGCAGCCGGTATTAAGGGTTTTAGCACTTTGCAGTCCTTCCCCCGTGGCATGGAATGTATTGATCCTCTAGGATTGGGGTAAATGTTGTGGTCTTTTCTTGTAACTCATTTGGGCAAATAACTATCTTAATGTATATTATTCTGTTGCTTTGATAACTCTTAATCGACACTTGATagaattttgagttcaaaTCATTTGGTTGTTGAAACTGACGGTTGCCTTCCCATTTATGGCGACATTACCTGTTCCTTTTTGTACTGTTagtaatagtttttttttttttttttgattacgTACTGTTAGTAATAGTTGAACTcctatataaagaaaaaaatgaagtattACATACTTAGTAACTTTAGTAGAACAAGTTACTACAGAATATTAGAGTGTTAGCCTATGCCCTAGAATATTTACACTTAATATCATTTCTGCTGACATTTGTTTATCTTGTCTTGACAGGATAATAGACAACAAGACATTAAGATTGATCACTGACTCATCGGGAAGCACTCCAAAATCTGATAGAGATAATGTAGACAACAGCCTTCGTggtatttcattttcatctaGTTTTCAACATGTTTGGCAATTTTGCTGCTGGCTATTGAGTTTTACTTTCATTGTTAAAACTTATTTAACATCTTTTTTAATGTGGTTTTCTCATaacattatcatttttttgaaaatatgattttgtaaAAGGGATGATAGGAGCTTATACTTCTGCTTcccaaaattaacaataacgtaatattttttgtttgtatcTTTTTAATTGTTCCTGCTAGTTTGAAATGTTTATTGATAAGTATCATGCATGCGTAATGAAAGGTTTAAATTAGTCttccattattaattttccaatTACTAGGAGGATAGAATCTTGTAAATCTTTACTCTTTTCATTCTTGATGTCGCTGCATTGCTGATTTCTCTTGAATGgtaagcttttgcttttggagagccatttatatatttttttctccttaGAGTGGAGATATTTTTGTGTAATCTTTTGTCCTACACTGGAGCCTGTAAGTTATAACTTTGcctattttattatgttattttttggaTTCCTCAGTTATCATCtttgtgaatatttttcaaacttcATCCTGGCCGCATGGGTCGGTGATGTCTGTTGATTGTCTGCTTTGTATTAATTGTATGGACTGTGGATGATTCTATTTTATATGCAAATTTTTGCAGAGAAGTTGATGTATTTCTCTGACAGCTTTAATGCAAAGTTGTTTCTATCACGAGTTCACCAAAATACCAGCTCAGCGGACTTAGAGGCTGGTGCTCTTGCTTTAAAAACTGATCTTAAAGGACGGACTCAGCAGAGAAAACAATTGGTTAAAGACAATTTTGATTGCTTTGTCTCTTGCAAAACTACAATTGATGGTATGTAAACATCTCTAATCTATCTTGGGGCTACTCTTATTTTCGGGAATGGACTCTTTTGCTCTTGGTTTTTgatgtttaaaatatataagagtGTTATTTAACGGGGATAATTGCAGTCTTATGGTATTTAGTTGGAGTATGTTAATGCTTTTGTAGATATTGAGTCAAAATTGAAACGAATTGAAGAAGATCCTGAAGGTTCAGGCACTGCTCACTTGTTCAAATTAATGCAAGGAGTTAGTTCACAGGCTAACCGTGCTTTTGAGCCTCTATTTGAGAGACAGGTAGGTGAGATCCTAATTTTACATTTGCCTGGAAATTCGCATGTCTAGACTCAAAGCAATGATGAGCTTCATTTATTTCTTGAATGACTGTATCTTAGGCTCAAGCGGAGAAGATAAGGTCTGTCCAAGGAATGCTTCAGAGGTTCAGAACATTATTTAACTTGCCCAGTACTATTCGTGGAAGCATAAGCAAGGGTGAATTTGACCTGGCTGTCAGAGAATACAAAAAAGCAAAGTCGATAGCACTGCCCTCTCATGTATGCTAGAAACCTAACTTTTTGTCATGGCTGTTGATGTAAATAATTTCCATTCTAATATTTAAGTGTTAAGTGATACATTTGCTGTATGTAAATGACAAGAATACATATTATGTAACATTTGTCAGCATATATGCTAATGTGTTTATTAGTGTAGTTTATGTATGTGAAAGGAATTGTGATGGTATCTCTAAAGGAGAGAGCTGGATTTCCACATATATTTTGATCAGTGGATGACCTACTAACTAGTTTTACTCTGTATTGTTTTGTTACTTTGCTGTTTGCATGCTCTAATAAATTTCAGATCATGTCTTTCCTGGTTTATGCTGATTAAGATCATTTTTGGTTGTGTCCTTGAGCTGTGTTATCTAATGCCAtaattttaaacttgtatTGCTTCAGCATGTATTACCATGACCATGCTTTTCTTtcatacttgaacaaatatgtTTTATTCTGCATATTTCAGGTAAACATATTGAAACGTGTTCTTGAAGAGGTTGAAAAGGTCATGCAGGAGTTCAAAGCCATGCTGTACAAGTCTATGGAAGACCCCCATATAGACTTGACAAATGTGAGCTTATAGTAGTCCCCTGTTATTTTATGAACTGTCTGCAGTCACATTGAACATGATGCCAAACAAGTTACTGCTTTTCGCTACTGCAATTATGGGAAAAATGCGCTCAAATAGTTCTTactgattaaattaaataaatagaaaacaggAGGGAAATAAAGGATAGAAGAGAAGAGTAAATGAGTTAAGTTGACAGTTAGGTTAAAAAACTGCTCTACTCACTTAAAATACCCTATTTAGATAAATATTTAAGGAGTCTTTCTCTTATTTGACACTTATTAAGTTTTGGGCAACCAGAagttcatatttatttctttaaatttatgtacTAGATCTACTGATCCTTCTTTGTTCGCAATGATTGTTGATGCACTTAGTGGCTGAATATTTAATCCTAAAGCTTTTAATATTCGGTAGAGTATTGAAGGAACTTTGAATCTGAATTAAACCCAAGTGACCAAACATGTATTTATTCTTCAGTTGCCTAggtgttttttaaatatccCTTATCTGCAGCTACTAGGACCCCGTAGACTGGCGATGGATAAGTGAAGTGATGTGCAAGGACTAAGCTagagaatttgaaatttatgctATGTACTTACTGAATATCTCTTGTCACTGGGATATCACTCATGTTTGTTGAGAATCAGTCTTAGTTATTTATTGTTAAGCAGCTATATTTCTTGTAGCTTGAGAATACTGTGAGGCTGTTATTAGAGCTGGAACCCGAGTCAGACCCTGTATGGCATTATTTAAATGTACAGGTAAGTATATCTGTAATtacgtaatttttttttttttttttgggagtaAGATTGTAATTCGCAAGCAGTTTATAATTGAAATGACTGTTTGAACCCCATGTGTAATTGCTTCTAGGCTGTGTTTATTGTACCCTTATTATGTGTCTTAGGACTTGAGGACCTCGGTCTTTGAGCTGGTGAAGTCAGTCCTCAGTTGATGTCCTGTATCTTTCTAAACACCAACGTTCACCACCAAGTCCATCAAAAGAACTGTTTGCACTTAACAAATAGCAGCTTGTAATCTTGAATTGACAAAAACAGAATTGCTCACACTTGAAAAAAAGCCAATTGATACTTTTTGGCCAAAACTATATCTGATATCAATCACATGACAGCTTTACTGAAATTCTCAAGTTATCTTTGACAGAACCACAGAATTCGAGGTTTGTTTGAGAAGTGCACCCTAGATCACGAAGCAAGGATGGAAACGTTGCATAATGAATTACATGAAAGGGCTATGTCTGATGCAAGGTGGCTGCAAATCCAACAAGATCTAAATCAATCTGTATGTGCAACTATAAAAAATGGTTATTGTGATATTGAAatcctttctcttttttatggataatgaGATAACCCATTGGTTGGTGGTTTCTGATTTTGTCTTACATATTCTTTTGATCATTGTCAGTCAGGTGCTGACTACTCTGTTACTTGTGGGAACATACAACCAATAGATTCATTGCCTGTAGAATTAAGCGGTGAAGAAGTTGATGCTTTTAGAGGAAGGTATATCCGGAGGTTAACAGCTGTACTCATCCATCACATACCAGCCTTCTGGAAAGTTGCACTTTCTGTTTTCAGTGGGAAATTTGCAAAGGTATTCTGAATGCTCTTTATTCCAGAACATTGGCTTATTAATGGgtaacaattatattaattatataaattatcctCCAAAAAAAATAGGCTCTATATTATATGTTAAAGGCTCTAGTTGTTGATAATGGTAGTAGTTTGATGTCAATTGTATGTTTTTTGACGAGGAGGCATCAAGGGAAATAATAAATGGAAGAACTAAAAGACTTAGTTAATTCATTGAGAGTggctaaaaagaaaagtagaggaaatttatgcattttaagttaaattttagGGACGTCGGaggtttaattttaattttaacaaacttGTGTTTTCTTATTGTGGCATCTGTTTTCTGTTGTAATATTCTTCGATGTGTTTCTTCATTTGGAATATGTCCTTGCTTGGGATGGATTGTAAATGAGAATTAATATATGCTTTCTTCTTTTGGCATATTTTATGTcatatttccttttttccttttaagataatttctcactctcttttttattatggatttTTCTTAGTCTTCTCAAGTTTCTGCTGAGTCAAATCTTAATGCTTCTGGAAATAAGGCCGAAGAAAAAGTTGGAGAAGGGAAGTATTCGATTCATTCTCTTGATGAAGTCGCTGGAATGATACGCAATACAATATCTGTGTATGAAATCAAGGTGAACATGCACTTATGTTCTTTATGTCAAAACCATTACTATGTTTGGACTAGCAGTTATAGAAGAAACTTTGGTAGCCGTCTTTGGTGTGGGGACTGACTCATAGTACGGTTTACTAGGAGTAAGGTCTAGGATTAACTTAGGATTTGTGAGGATCAGATAATTTGGAAATGTTTCTTGTTTTTTGAGTCGTCTATTTCAGTGGTCTACAACTAAACACAGTTCACAACAGAAATTTTGTGTACTTGGAGTTTGGTACTTTTCTATTTCAAGATCTGTTTACATTGCCAAAAGTTATTAAGTTCGATCTGAGTGTGGATTCTTGTCTTTTTTGTCACTGATTGCAATCTGGTCTTGTGGACTTTggtagtattttattttatttttttagaactTTGAAATCTGAATTAACTTGACAACACAGAGcaagaaatggaagaaatcctaattagattcaaatttattaacttttaggaatatttcaattaatttgtattccaGTTTAATTTTGTTGCCAATTTAGAGTTTTACTGTTTAGGTATTACTTAATTGAGTTGTATCCTAATTTAGGTATGagtattattaaaattggttttctagTCAAATTAGGATAAGTCATagttagtataaataagtgttttttttatgGCTTTTACAAGTAGGCCTTGgttatttgttattgattatttcttgAAATAAACTCCAGATttgagttcaataatattttcagttttcaaaGTTCTATGTGAGTTTTTTAGTTTAGTTAATTCTTGGTATTTTGCAAAATCGACGAGTTTTAACCCCTAGGTTCACGGTATTCCTCCGATCTATCCAGTATTCTCAAGAATCAATTGAATATTAGAATATTAAACTTGTGTTGCATCAAATTTGGTAACTCTATTTCGaagtttcttttaatcttGAGCAATCAAACTCAAAATCCTTAACATTCTAACCAAAACATCTTCTTTGGAGatgaaatttttcataatgatGTTGTGGTTTCAtgactcaattttttttcctttcttttttcagtcactttaaaattagaaataataaagaaaaagggcAAAACAGCaattaactcaaaatagaGTTACCGATGGGAGTAATCGGAAACTGGATGAGGTGGTTGGATCTGAAAGAGTTGCAGTTGTTGTGTTACCAAactgatgcagcggaagttta contains:
- the LOC102611558 gene encoding fructose-1,6-bisphosphatase, cytosolic, whose protein sequence is MDHEADAHRTDLMTITRFVLNEQSKHPESRGDFSILLSHIVLGCKFVCSAVNKAGLAKLIGLAGETNVQGEEQKKLDVLSNDVFVKALISSGRTCILVSEEDEEAIFVEPSKRGRYCVVFDPLDGSSNIDCGVSIGTIFGIYMMKDSHEPTLDDVLQPGNNMLAAGYCMYGSSCTLVLSTGSGVNGFTLDPSLGEFILTHPDIKIPKKGKIYSVNEGNAKNWDGPTAKYVEKCKFPKDGSSPKSLRYIGSMVADVHRTLLYGGIFMYPRDKKSPNGKLRVLYEVFPMSFLMEQAGGQSFTGKQRALDLVPKKIHERSPIFLGSYDDVEEIKALYAAEEKKE